Proteins encoded within one genomic window of Macrotis lagotis isolate mMagLag1 chromosome 3, bilby.v1.9.chrom.fasta, whole genome shotgun sequence:
- the LOC141517037 gene encoding olfactory receptor 4C11-like produces MKNNVTEFILLGLTQDPVTKKIIFVIFLVFYTATMVGNLLIILTVKTSPTLGSPMYFFLTYLSFADFCYSSNTAPRLIVDSLSKKPTISYDECMIQLIASHFFGCMEVLILVAMAYDRYVAICKPLYYTVIMNQKTCGNLIILTIIGAFLHSFTQIYIALSLPFCGPNVIDHYFCDLQPLLQLACTDTYVIKLIVLFNTGIVCMMTFTILMTSYIVILYSLRNHSAEGKRKALSTCTTHIIVVIIFFVPCIFIYSRPPVNFPVDKLVSVFYTIGTPLLNPLIYTLRNAEVKTAMKKLWSNRAS; encoded by the coding sequence ATGAAAAACAACGTGACTGAATTCATCCTTCTGGGACTGACACAAGACCCAGTGACAAAGAAGATCATATTTGTCATCTTCTTGGTCTTCTACACTGCCACTATGGTAGGGAATCTACTTATCATTTTGACCGTCAAGACTAGTCCCACACTTGGGTCTCCCATGTATTTTTTCCTGACTTACTTATCCTTTGCAGACTTCTGTTATTCTAGTAACACAGCCCCCAGACTTATTGTGGACAGCCTTTCTAAAAAACCAACTATCTCATATGATGAATGCATGATCCAATTAATTGCATCACACTTCTTTGGATGCATGGAAGTCTTGATCCTTGTCGCCATGGCTTATGACCGCTATGTGGCCATCTGTAAGCCTCTATATTACACAGTCATCATGAACCAAAAGACATGTGggaatttaataatattaacaatcaTAGGGGCTTTTCTGCATTCTTTCACTCAGATCTACATTGCATTGAGTTTACCCTTCTGTGGTCCCAATGTGATCGATCATTATTTTTGTGACTTGCAGCCTTTGTTGCAATTGGCCTGCACTGATACATATGTGATAAAACTAATAGTTCTTTTCAATACTGGGATTGTATGCATGATGACCTTTACAATTCTTATGACCTCCTATATTGTAATCCtttattctctaagaaatcatagtGCAGAAGGGAAGCGTAAAGCCTTGTCCACCTGTACCACTCACATAATTGTGGTCATTATATTCTTCGTTCcttgcatttttatatattctcgTCCCCCAGTTAACTTCCCTGTGGACAAGTTGGTGTCTGTATTTTATACCATTGGAACACCTTTGCTCAATCCATTGATCTATACACTGAGGAATGCAGAAGTAAAAACTGCTATGAAGAAGCTATGGAGCAACAGAGCAAGTTAA